One segment of Salvia splendens isolate huo1 chromosome 20, SspV2, whole genome shotgun sequence DNA contains the following:
- the LOC121781747 gene encoding heat stress transcription factor C-1b-like, with protein MHEMQIDGDMIAPFVIKTYQILSDPTANRIIAWGGANNSFIVLEPLDFSQRILPLYFKHNNFSSFVRQLNTYGFRKVDPDRWEFANEWFLRGQTQLLSKIVRKKHVNRGHTPFVIKHEEEEECDGDDDDDNGGGGPGGDELVMEIGKLRREQESLDEELASMSRRLQATERRPKQMMTFLSKVVEDPQILPEMMLNRGNVRNLTHDSSSKKGRIMECSSSSCSSGVALPSSSAKSEEDLEGKSEDDRFGVSVIRQEYRGYGNLSSSSTDGSSGGVGGRGGGGGGGGGGGVPAPPRNGGGGCDGGDGVSWSYFDDLEMDRQKPAPYPFSLLDGRF; from the exons ATGCATGAAATGCAGATCGACGGCGACATGATAGCACCGTTTGTGATCAAAACCTACCAAATCCTGAGCGATCCGACCGCGAATCGGATCATCGCATGGGGCGGGGCTAACAACAGTTTCATCGTGCTGGAGCCTTTGGATTTTTCGCAGAGGATTTTGCCGCTTTATTTCAAGCACAACAACTTCTCCAGCTTCGTGCGCCAGCTCAATACCTAT GGCTTCAGAAAGGTCGATCCGGACAGATGGGAGTTTGCAAACGAGTGGTTCTTGCGTGGACAGACGCAGCTATTGAGCAAGATTGTGAGGAAGAAGCACGTGAACAGAGGCCACACTCCATTCGTGATCAAAcacgaagaagaggaagaatgtgatggtgatgatgatgatgataatggtGGTGGTGGACCTGGTGGTGATGAATTGGTAATGGAGATTGGGAAGCTAAGGCGCGAGCAAGAGAGTCTAGATGAAGAGCTCGCGAGCATGAGCCGGAGGCTGCAGGCAACGGAGAGGAGGCCCAAGCAGATGATGACTTTCTTGAGCAAAGTTGTTGAAGATCCTCAAATTCTGCCTGAAATGATGCTCAATAGAGGAAATGTGAGGAACTTAACACATGATAGCAGCAGCAAGAAGGGTAGGATTATGGAGTGTTCATCGAGCTCTTGTTCTTCGGGAGTGGCGTTGCCTAGTTCATCGGCCAAGAGTGAAGAGGATCTTGAGGGAAAATCAGAGGATGATAGGTTTGGTGTGTCTGTGATCAGGCAGGAATATCGCGGTTATGGAAATCTTTCTAGTTCATCAACTGATGGCTCTTCCGGTGGCGTTGGTGGGCGTGGAGGTGGGGGTGGGGGTGGGGGTGGGGGTGGGGTGCCTGCTCCGCCGAGGAATGGTGGTGGAGGGTGTGATGGTGGTGATGGAGTTAGTTGGAGTTATTTTGATGATCTTGAGATGGATAGACAGAAACCAGCACCATATCCTTTCTCACTTCTTGATGGAAGATTTTAG